One genomic region from Candida albicans SC5314 chromosome 6, complete sequence encodes:
- the FIG1 gene encoding Fig1p (S. cerevisiae Fig1 ortholog; an integral membrane protein required for mating; role in thigmotropism; transcript is opaque-specific and a-specific; activated by Cph1 or alpha pheromone), giving the protein MNLPLKFTIVFTIIIQFITAALLSFLLLGCIDTSSNYSNVYLLSYKFNQSSPLYDYLSTSSNSSITTTTTTNNNSTAIDELSVKVGYMGVCLSSSSKDISCTTYTGLDSFPKFSISMLSGDLDLVQLAQSFSNICHPRILLATIILTLIGLIILCYCVIPIVPGKSIMKKLNAGLSFILLLLWGLGSMLQHQAVVTSVEMMQQSSFQLLIGTRGGRAEAMTWTAFSFILMMFLSACLSWWMEIRMSKLNGKSSQHQQQPSVDTKI; this is encoded by the coding sequence ATGAATTTACCATTGAAATTCACCATTGTATtcacaataataattcaattcataaCTGCTGCGTTATTAAGTTTCTTATTACTTGGATGTATAGATACTTcatcaaattattcaaatgtttatttattaagttataaatttaatcaatcatCTCCATTATATGATTATTTATCAACCAGTTCAAACTCATcaatcaccaccaccaccaccactaacAACAATTCTACTGCTATAGATGAATTATCAGTAAAAGTTGGTTATATGGGTGTATgtttatcttcttcatccaaGGATATATCTTGTACCACATATACTGGATTAGATTCATTCCCGAAATTTTCTATATCGATGTTATCTGGAGATCTTGATCTTGTTCAATTAGCTCAATCATTTAGCAATATATGTCATCCAAGAATCTTATTAGCAACAATCATTTTAACCCTTATTGGTTTGATTATCCTTTGTTATTGTGTCATACCTATTGTCCCCggaaaatcaataatgaaaaaattaaatgcCGGATTATCATTTATATTACTATTACTTTGGGGATTAGGATCAATGTTACAACATCAAGCTGTTGTTACATCAGTGGAAATGATGCAGCAATCTAGTTTCCAATTATTGATTGGTACAAGAGGTGGTAGAGCAGAAGCTATGACTTGGACAGcttttagttttatattgatgatgttttTAAGTGCTTGTTTATCATGGTGGATGGAAATTAGAATGAGTAAATTGAATGGAAAATCACTgcaacaccaacaacaaccactGGTGGATACAAAAATTTAG
- a CDS encoding putative acyltransferase (Putative transferase involved in phospholipid biosynthesis; induced by alpha pheromone in SpiderM medium) has product MNSRHSLPIVILRTAFITPLFILGCLSISLTQFLTLLIFKNNPDVKQAIINNTKNHFVILISYITTIVNPCKIEITIDETTVPNSDHFTVDESNNIHTMFQPNSVLISNHQIYTDWLYLWFLTYTSKFGNSVFIILKDLSKIPVLGYGMKNYNFLFLSRKWEKDKIVLTNQLLEIDANARGMGPANGVQLIGSSSTTNTEFTKWPQGSNVNKIWPYELILFAEGTVPSDRTTKKSAEFIASRGLPPLKHVLLPRIRGLFLALKKLKSSVEIVYDITTAYSGLTEDQYGEIEYSLKRFYLKGYGPPKINYYIKGWKLKDIPLGEDVDDIDNILEQDLKKFEDWLLKIWYEKDKLMDNHYKLGNWGELNHKTTRSIIGDFKLRNQFEIFLPFLATIATILFLRIAYILIRRIINV; this is encoded by the coding sequence ATGAATTCTAGACATTCATTGCCTATAGTCATTCTTAGAACTGCTTTTATAACTCCATTGTTTATATTGGGATGTTTAAGTATTAGTTTAACTCAATTTTTaacattattaatattcaaaaataatCCTGATGTTAAACAAgcaattatcaataatacaAAGAATCATTTTGTCATTTTAATATCTTACATTACCACAATTGTCAATCCATGTAAAATAGAGATAACTATAGATGAAACTACAGTACCCAATTCAGATCATTTCACCGttgatgaatcaaataatatacATACAATGTTTCAACCAAATTCTGTTTTAATTTCTaatcatcaaatatatACTGATTGGTTATATTTATGGTTTTTAACTTATACTTCAAAATTTGGTAATTCtgtatttataatattaaaagatttatcaaaaattcCTGTGTTGGGATATGGAATGAagaattataattttttatttttaagtagaaaatgggaaaaagataaaattgttttaactaatcaattattggaaattgaTGCCAATGCAAGAGGAATGGGACCCGCCAATGGAGTTCAATTGATAGGCAGTAGTTCTACCACAAACACAGAATTTACTAAATGGCCACAAGGTTCTAATGTCAACAAGATATGGCCATAtgaattgatattatttgCAGAAGGTACGGTTCCATCAGATCGTACTACTAAGAAATCTGCTGAATTCATTGCGTCGAGAGGATTACCACCTTTAAAACATGTATTATTACCTCGTATTAGAGGATTATTTTTAGcgttaaaaaaattgaaaagttcAGTAGAAATAGTGTATGATATAACTACGGCTTATTCTGGATTAACTGAAGATCAATATggtgaaattgaatattcattgaaaagattttatttgaaaggTTATGGACCaccaaaaattaattattatattaaaGGTTggaaattaaaagatatACCATTAGGTgaagatgttgatgatattgataatattctagaacaagatttaaaaaaatttgaagattggttattaaaaatatggtatgaaaaagataaattaaTGGATAATCATTATAAATTAGGTAATTGGGGAGAGTTAAACCATAAAACAACAAGGTCTATTATTGgtgattttaaattaagaaaccaatttgaaattttcttaCCATTTTTAGCTACCATTGCTACTATTTTATTCTTAAGAATTGcttatattttaattagACGAATTATTAATGTATAG